The sequence AACTGATCAAGAAAACTTTTGCTACAAATTCCTATCGTTCAGGTTAAAGAATGACAGAGCAACATACTAAAGGATGGTGAACTACATGTTCCGAGAGCAAATCGGCCGAAACATGAAAGTATACATGGATGACATGTTAATcaagagcttgaaggccgagAATCACTTGGCCAACCTTGAAGAAGCCTTTGGAATACTAAGGAAGAACAAAATGAAGTTGAATCCCACCAAATGTGCCTTTGGCGTGACTTTGGGAaaattccttggcttcatggtctccatcCGAGGCATTGAGGCCAACCCGACAAAGATTAAGGCCATCCGAGAGATGAGCCCTCCGAAGACAATctgagaagtacaaaggctgaatggaagaGTGGCGGCACTCGCAAGATTCATCTCAAGATCGGGTGACAAATGCCTTTCgttcttcaaaactttgaagaataTTCGTAGTCCAAAAGATTTTGTATGGACAGAGGAATGCCAACAAGCTttcgaagaattgaagaagtacttggagaatcctcctctcctctcccgACTCGAGGCCAAAAAAGAGCTCCAAATCTACCTAGCTTCAACCCCGATGGCAGTCAGCACGGTACTATTGAAGGAAGAAGGCAGGCCacaaaagcccatatactacatcagccacgtccTCATTGACGCTGAGATGAGGTACTTCAAATTTGAGAAGGTAGCGTTCGTGCTTGTAACAACCACTAGAAAGCTGAGGCCGTATTTTCAAGCTCATCTAATTACGGTGTTAACCGATCAACCCCTTAAGAAGATAGTACACAAGCCAAATGTGTAGGGTCGGTTGATTGTCTGGACGGTAGAGCTAACTGAATatgatataagctatcgtcTATAGACAATGATAAAGGGGCAAGCTTTAGCCAACTTTATTGTTGAGTGCACTATACCTGACCCGGAGTTCGAGGAGACGAATCGTCGGAAGAAGCCGAGGCCGAACAGTCATGGATCATGAATGTAGATGGCTTGAGCAATTTCGTCGGGTGTGGAGCAGGTCTGACACTAGttagccccgagggatttcgcatccaatatgccctgagaTTCAAGTTCTCAGCCTCTAACAACAAGGCCAAGtacgaagccctcctagccagACTTCGAGTCAACAAAGCCATTGGCGTTACTCGGCTAAAAGCGCGCAGCGACTcgcaactcgtggtcaaccaggtcaatgggGAATACAAACCCAAGGATGAAAGGATGATGGCCTACTTGGGTCGAGCCTGAGAACTGATCTCtgagctcgagcactttgaaaTTATCCAAGTACCAAGAGAAGAGAATGTTGTGGCTGACTCCCTCTCACGGCTGGCCGAGGCCGAATTCCCAAATCTAAGCCGATCAGTGTACACCAAAATTTTAGAGAAACCATCCTTGCAAGAAGAAAGAGTCACGCATATTGAAGAAGACGGTCCGACCTGGATTGATCCAATTGTCAATTATCTGGAAAACGATCAACTCCCGGAAGACCGAGATGAGGCAAAGCAGGTTAAGATTAGGGCCACGAAGTACACGATGATCGACGGAGTCTTGTATAAGAGTGCTACCTCGGCACCACCCCTCAGATGCCTCGAGCCGAAAGGCGCCAAGTACGCCATGGTAGAAGTACACAAAGGGATATGTGGGAGGCATATGGGAGGCCGATCGCTAGCATACAAGATACTGCGGCAAgggttctattggccaagaatgcaagaagaggccatgaattATGTGAAGACGTGCAAAAAGTATCAATTGTTTGCACCCATCCCAAGCTGACCCGCGACAAAATTGACCACAATGTTGAGCCCAATACCATTCGcgatgtgggggatggacattctcGGGGATTTGTCCCAGCTTTCGAAAAACGAAGATATCTGGTTGTAGCCATCGACTACTTTACCAAGTAGGTCGAGGCCAAGCCTTTAGCCACCATTACtaagaaaaatatggaaaaattcTTTCAGGACAAGATCATCTACCAGTTCAGACTACCCAAAGTGCTCATCATGGATAATGGCACGTAATTTAATAACCCCAACTTTCGAGAATTTTGTAAACACTTCTACATAGATTTCCGCCCAGTGGCGGTGGCTTATCCAAAAGCAAATGGATAAGTAGAAGTATCCAACCGAACACTACTAATGGGGATCAAGAGAAGACTGGATGAAGcgaaaggaagatgggtggaagagctacCGAGCATGCTTTGGGCATACCAGACTACTGTGAGAATGCCAACTGGGGAAAGTCCATTTTAGCTGGCGTACGGGACCGAAGCACTCACGCCCATGGAGGTCCAGGCCTCATTGTATAGAGTGCTCAGCTTAGACGAAAAAATGTATGAAGACAGGCTAAGGGCAAagcttgacttcctcgatgaagtgaGAAAGAACGTGCTACTGCAAAATACTGCATATAAACAGAGAATGGCGAAATATTATAACTCTAGAGTGAAGGAAAGATATTTTTGCCAACGAGACCTCGTCCTCAGGAAGACAAGTGCATCTCAACGAAAGCAACAAGGAAAACTAGCACCCAACTGGGAGGGACCATACATAGTCTCCAAATAAATCcgcccagggacgtatcgcttgcagactctgAGGGGTAAGAGGATACCAAGACCATGGAACTCCAAGAACTTGAAGAAATTTTACCAATGAAAAAGATAAGTTATTGGCCTCGGCTTCAGACTCTGCCTCAGCCTCGGACCTCGGACCCTGGCTTCAGCCTCGGTCGTTCTGTTCAATTCATAAAtttgtttgaagtttgaaatttCAACATCAATAAAACGAGATTCTCCTCCATTCCAGAGTTCATTTTCAAGCCTACAACataccaagtcataagaccaatcctcatagattggccgacATCGAAGACAGACCcccataggtcggcaaccaagttataagaccaatcctcatagattggctgACGTCGAAGACCGACCCCCCACAGGTCGGTAACCAAGTCgtaccaatcctcatagattggccgactccaaagaccaaccctcataggtcgacaacaaGGGCATAAGACCAGCCCTCATAGGTTGCTTGACCCTTAAGACTGACCCCCACGGGTTAGCAATATCCCAATATTAGGGTCGAGCACAACGCCCTTGTCGACCAATAAGGTTTGAAGAAAATCAACAGCAAAAGCCTAAGGCATGAAGCACGGTCAAGGTTCGGACACGAGAACAATATTAATGGAACGTTAGTACGTAATTGTGTTGTGAATAAAGAATAACCAAGCACAAACACTTTGACAAATTTCAAAGGAGAAGGTCATTTCATTAATTGAAAGCCGATAGCTCGGCACTGTACATcagcaaagaaaaaaagagagagagtcgaTGTCTCGGCATGGTAcatcaaaaagggaaaaagaaagaaaagattgtTCTTAAACCTCAAAAATAGGGACATATACAtcatcaaaaagaaagaaaaaacttcacAGCATGGGCGGGTCTATTGGGTTCTCGATGGGGGCAGTCGGCTTAGTCGCGGGGTCGACCTCAGTGGGGATGACCTAGAGTACCTCAACCCCGTCTTACTCTCCCAGGTCCTCGACCACAATGGTCGCATCCTCATCTAACTGGGATAGATCCAAGTCTGAATAAGCTGCCCTCAGCTCGGCGAGGAGCTCATATTGGCCCTCGCCTGCTCCTCGCCATAGCCGACTGAATAGGACGGCTTCCTCAGACCATGGACGACCTCCATGAAGTCCTCCGACTGTAGGTACTCCCCCACGGCATCACTCCGAGCCTTCGCCATGGCGGCCTCGGCATTTTTCTTCACAAGCTCAAGCTCGGCCTTCAGAGCCCACACTTCCTTCTTGAACTAAACTCAGAGGGAGTCCATCTCGACGTGAAGGGATtcgaggttggtctcggcccattttctcttcttctcctcctctcggCATGCCTCAATGGCCTTCTTGGCCTCTTTCCTGGTCACCTCTGCCTGTGCCTCGAGGATAGCATTGTCTGAGGCTAAGGCATCAAGCAGAAGAGCAGCCTCGATAGCCTtggagaaaccctagaacaAGAGATTAAGGGAAACGTTAGAACACCGAGCACAAGGACGAATAGATAATGACATGATAACAAAGGAGAAGGAACTCGCCATGGCCATGTCCTGGAAGAGCATCGTCGACAGCTTCGCATTGCTCATGTTCAAGAGGAGGGCCTTGTCAACCGGTAGACGGCTAGCGTCGAGCCACTTCTGAGCATGAGCGACCGAGCTCAGAGCCAAATCCCCCTGGAAGAGGCGCCAGACCGGTCGGATAGGGAGGTTGCTAGAAGAGGCCCTCCCCAGGGCCAGACCGGCCACACCCGAGGCCGAGGAGACTCCAAGAGGAACAACGCCCATCACGTTGAAGGACAGCTGACATCGCTTGAAGTCCTTCTTCGGCAGGCTCAGATCGCCCTTCTCCTGCCTCTTCTACTCCTTCTTCATCGAGCTCAGCTCGCCCTTGGTCTTCTCAATCTTGATGCCGACGACCATGTCCTTAGGGCTCGGCTCGATCCTCGCCTTTCCCTTCTCAACCTTGGACTTCCCAACCCTCGCCTTGGCTTTATTAGtggccttcttcttcctctcctccgcCAACTCGGCCTTCATCCGAACCGCATCCAGCTGAGGGAGATTGCCTGccactaaaagaaagaaagggattaGGTGATGATACAAGAAAATTTTAGAAGTGTTTGAGCTCGGCTCGATTTCCCTACCCGATTTCAGCCTCCACATCCGGAGGAAGTCCTCCCTCAAGAGTTGTAGAACATTGAAGGGTGTGTGCCGAAGAATCTGATCGTATGAGGTTTGGTTGTATGCATTCAGGGGCAACACCCAGTTGACGTAACTCAATTTTAtttccttccactcggttcggaagGGACAGTTTGggatggaagcgaagaaaaatcGAGGCTTCCAATGCTTGTTAGATGTCGGCACCTGAACAAGGTATTTGTAAGAGTTCAAAGCCAAGCACTTCTATGCTCGACAGGTGAAGTAGTATCACCCGATGTCTTTGTACCTCTTCTAATACCAGAGTCAAGAGAAGAGGTTGACGGTCGCGATCCGACCCATCATACAGAAGAACACGTGGAAGCCGTACATCAACAGCCACGCGTTCAAGGTCAACTGATCCGGAGATAGGTGGAAGTGGTCTaggatctggtccaccaggttGAGCACGAGAAATCAGAAGGCATACTTAAAGGTGATCTCGTACAAGGCCACCTCATCAGGCCTGATGAAGCAACCCATTTCCCGAGGACGAGGAGCTCAGAGTTGGATGTCCTTGGGAATCGCGTACAGCTCTCTCAAGGCTTTGAGCTCGGACTCGATCACTATGCTCTCGATCGACCAGACGCTTCCCTCGGCAGGCTCAGGGACGTCAGAGGAGGAGTCAACCGACccttcctcctcatcatcagaaGATCGTTCTTCATCAGACTCTTCGTCTTCTCCCGAGGATGACCCCAAACTCCTGACATGGTGCTTGCAGATGGGCTGAGCCTAATGGCTGGACTCTTGGGGCAGAGGAGCTTCGGCACTGTCGTATAGACGAGATTCCGCTGCCTCAGGCTCGTCCAAGGCCGAGCCCAAAAGGTCTATCATGGGAGAAAGGGCAGAGAGCTCTCGGCTCGGGCTCACGATCTCTCGCACCTCGGCGAGAACTTCGCCTTCTGAaccactaccaactgacatgtTGAAGGAAGAAAATTTACTGGTTGAACGAAGCTGGAGTGACGAGCTGAACACGAGAAAGAGCTGAACGTAAGAGAAAGCTGAGTATTTGGGAGATCCGAGGACTCTGAGTTAGCCGAGCGCTTTGGAAATATGAACAAAAGTAAATGGGAGGAAGAGTCCCACTATTTATAGTTACCAAAATGCCAAGATCCAACGGCTGAGGGAAATCCAGGGAGATCTCACGATCCAGATCTAGAGACGGTTTGAATTCTTGAGTGCCATAATTACGCCAAGTGACGTGTCACTGACAGCATTAATGTCATAATCCGTACGAGACATCAAATCTTCGTAGTGAACAGACTCGGGTTCAACCTCAGTAGAAAGTGATTGGCACACTGAAGATCATACTCACCAAGGCCGAGCtgagccttgatgagtggggggacCTGTGATGAGTTATAGAAATGTCCTCCAATCAATGGGTGACATGTGGACTGGTCTAGGCCAAACTCAAGTACCGAGCCGATACAAAACATGAGGCACCAAACAGGACCCCGGAGGCGAAGAGGATGCCGCGTCCCAAAGATCAACCCGTTCATCAACACAGTCGAGCGCTAATGGTCAAGCACTCAGGTAGCCAAGCACTCAGCCTAGCCCATTAGGGTCTTCCACGCTACTAAAACCCCCGAGGACGAACATCGGGATGACCAACCAGGGGATCGGTCGCACGTAGAGAACCTACCGAGTCGAGCCCTATGCCGAGGCTTTTTGGACGAGCATTCTAGTACATCGCACCTCCCACCTCCACCAATGACTAAACCGAGCACCACGGGGTTGACCGTCCTAAGCCGAGGCCCCTCCAGAGGCGGTGATTACAATTCGCTAAAACTACGGAGCCACGTCATTGTATCCCGACAATCATGGGATACGGATTAGGCCATTATCCAACGACGGAATCAAATCACgctccaataaggactcttaccttatcAAGAGTCCAACTCCGAGAATAACTCTCATCTTTGCTCTACACGAAAGAGCCCAACCAAAAGAGGACTCTTGCCATACAAGGACTCATCTCCACCGCCTCAActtcatcctataaatacccaagtatggagctcaaacgtttatctcacttttcactaagttgaaACGTTGTTGCACCGGAaacctgacttaggcatcggagagcccttggctggagccacaccggctctcttgtgctcactcggtttttgcaggctcatccttGGGCGAACCGGGCAACGAAGGTTTTCACACACAACAACCTTGCTCTGTGGATTCTCTTAGTGTATCCAAGCAAACAGTTACTACTCTAGCCAAgcctaatttttttattagattgTTTGTCGAATGATTTGTACCATGAACTTCAAGGTTTAAGGTTTGGCACATACAGAGTGGGATTGCAGGTTGTCTTATCATGGAAATACTGGCAATTTATGGAAGTAGAAACCTCAGTAACAAGAAGTTACCCTCAAGGTGCTTTTGCCCAACTCTTGCTGCAGAGATCCCCGAGGAACACTCAAGCAGAAATTTGACTAAAATTTGCTTCATAATTTCAGTCAGTtatgttctctttttctttcatgttCATCAATTCTGGATTCTTAGGATTAAAtcttgattttagggttcattttccccaaatggtttagggtttgattttcactttcaaaccctaaacaatttgaggaagatgagggcaatttggtcatcttattttttaatttttgtgggttttaatcaaaagggcattttagtcattagattccctaaaactaaccTCTAATGTCCCATTctaacggattggaccaaaatgctacaataTTTTGAAAGTAAGAGAgcatttgcaattagaaaaCTTGTAGaagggcatttggacaaatgagcATTTTCAGGGTTGCATTTGTCaaaaatcctttattttttgttttaagaaaTCAGGAGTAAACCCATCCGATCCGGATTGGTCCGGATCGGTATCGGATACCGAGATCGATCTCGATCCCATTACTAAAACCGTTGGTAGGAGAGGATCACATCGGCCAGGTTGAGTATGTGATTTTAAACTGCTGTACCAGGGGGAAATTGTGAACTAGCCGTTGGGATGAAAAGCGATCTGCGCCGTTCAGGTTAAACGTTCAAAAAGAATTTCAAATTTTCTATGGGCTCCACTGGACCATTTTCATATGTGAGAACTGTTTAAAAGCGAACCCTGCCGTCCCTCTCATTTTCTCATCTCTCTCGTGTCTCGCCCCTCTGCCGTTCTCCAAGTCCACGAAGGAGCACTATCTGTGCTTCTTTCTTGTCTCTCAATTTTGAATCTCTCGCTCTCTTCGATCTCTGCTCTCCTcctcaagaaagaagaagaatttccATCTCGGTTTCttctactctctctctttttctctctctcaaattcaAGAATGGCTACGGTTAATAATTACTCGGAGACTCAGGGTTACCAAGGCAACACACCCGTGCCCACACCTACCATGGTGACCTCAAAGCAACCTGCCCCTGTCGCTAAGAGCGTCGACACCCAATCTGTTCTGAAAAGGTATGTATTGTTACATGTCTTTGGTTTCTTATTATTGGGCATTTCTTTCCCAATTCTTCAAGCGGGTTTTCTGGTTTCCTCCGTCTGCGTGTGTGTGTTGATCTTGAACAGTGCTATTTACCTCCTCCTGTGTTGGCTTTTTCTTTGACGTTCTTTACTGGACCTTCCGCCAcaagagaaaccctagattttgaatttttctaCATTTTTAGGTCTTTTCTTTGGACTTCTGAGTCTCAGTTTGGGGAATATTAAAATCCTATCGGCAAGAATGTTGTCTTTTCTTGATTTATTTTGCACTTTTGTTTGTGGGAATTTTGGGCTTGGGGGATCTCTGTTGAACTGGGAGATCTTCCGTTTTGgatatttatttaaatttttttttttcaattctatATTTTCTATCTGATATCATTGGTATCTTTTCCTGTAAATTCATTTGAACAGGCTACAGTCAGAACTGATGGCCCTAATGGTAAGAAACCATTCAAttgttttttgcatttttttttaaaaaaaattccagtaGTTTACCTTTAGATCTGTTTAAACGTTCTTTACAATTTTATCTTGATTTATTATGTTCAGATGAGTGGGGATACTGGTATATCTGCTTTTCCTGAGGAAGACAACATATTCTGCTGGAAGGGTACAATCTGTGGGAGCAAAGATACTGTTTTTGAAGGAACAGATTACAAACTCTTACTCTCATTTCCAACTGATTACCCCTTCAAACCTCCCAAGGTCAAATTTGAAACAAGCTGCTTCCACCCTAATGTGGATGTTTATGGAAATATTTGCTTGGACATCCTTCAGGTATAGATTATACTCTGTCTCAGTTTCTAATTTAGACTTGGTGATTCTAATCTGAACGAATACAAAATCTGTCTAAAATTACAGGATAAATGGTCATCAGCATATGATGTGAGAACCATTTTAATCTCTATCCAGAGTTTGCTTGGAGGTaaccttctttcccttcctGCTATAGTTTGGTCAATTAAGTTTTATATTTAGAAGACAATTGAAGGTTATTATGAATGTtaatttgttttgggtttg is a genomic window of Telopea speciosissima isolate NSW1024214 ecotype Mountain lineage unplaced genomic scaffold, Tspe_v1 Tspe_v1.0052, whole genome shotgun sequence containing:
- the LOC122647458 gene encoding ubiquitin-conjugating enzyme E2 20-like isoform X1, encoding MATVNNYSETQGYQGNTPVPTPTMVTSKQPAPVAKSVDTQSVLKRLQSELMALMMSGDTGISAFPEEDNIFCWKGTICGSKDTVFEGTDYKLLLSFPTDYPFKPPKVKFETSCFHPNVDVYGNICLDILQDKWSSAYDVRTILISIQSLLGEPNISSPLNTQAAELWSNQEEYRKMVEKSYKAST
- the LOC122647458 gene encoding ubiquitin-conjugating enzyme E2 20-like isoform X2, with protein sequence MATVNNYSETQGYQGNTPVPTPTMVTSKQPAPVAKSVDTQSVLKRLQSELMALMMSGDTGISAFPEEDNIFCWKGTICGSKDTVFEGTDYKLLLSFPTDYPFKPPKVKFETSCFHPNVDVYGNICLDILQDKWSSAYDVRTILISIQSLLGEPNISSPLNTQAAELWSNQEGLYKQ